A genomic window from Cloacibacillus evryensis DSM 19522 includes:
- a CDS encoding virulence RhuM family protein, which translates to MTGGGEIILYQAHDGSVKLEVQTDGETVWLTKEQMGTLFDRDRSVISRHIGNIYKEEELEEESTCAKFAQVQTEGGRSVQREIERYNLDVIISVGYRVKSRRGVDFRRWAGKVLKDYVMKGYAVNDRRAERFVLFFKPSSLAGVRPAT; encoded by the coding sequence ATGACGGGCGGCGGGGAAATAATTTTATATCAGGCGCATGACGGCAGCGTAAAACTTGAGGTACAGACGGACGGAGAGACGGTGTGGCTGACAAAGGAACAGATGGGGACTCTCTTTGACAGAGACAGGAGTGTAATCAGCAGGCATATAGGGAACATATACAAAGAAGAAGAGCTTGAGGAAGAATCAACCTGTGCAAAATTTGCACAAGTTCAGACCGAGGGCGGCAGGTCGGTGCAAAGAGAGATCGAACGTTATAATCTTGACGTCATCATCTCAGTCGGCTACCGTGTCAAATCAAGGCGCGGCGTAGATTTTCGCCGCTGGGCCGGCAAAGTTTTGAAGGACTATGTCATGAAGGGATACGCCGTCAACGACAGGCGTGCAGAGCGATTTGTACTGTTTTTTAAACCATCCTCGCTTGCGGGCGTCCGGCCTGCTACATAA